A window from Candidatus Omnitrophota bacterium encodes these proteins:
- a CDS encoding FeoB small GTPase domain-containing protein produces the protein MVFIKKLFNRCKPPDSCCARNEVVFGTGLSKIAIVGSPNVGKSMLFNCLTGTYVAVSNYPGTTVEVSRGRTKIGDLEFEVIDTPGMYSLLPISEEERVARTLLLEEKPNIVIHIVDAKNLERMLPLTLQLIEAKLPVILVLNIIDEAEEIGMKINLGYLERDLKIPVVATVSTTGRGIDVLKGRIEEYARRA, from the coding sequence ATGGTATTTATTAAGAAGTTATTCAATAGGTGTAAGCCGCCTGACTCTTGTTGTGCAAGAAATGAAGTAGTTTTCGGGACAGGTTTAAGCAAGATTGCTATTGTCGGCAGCCCCAATGTCGGCAAGTCTATGCTTTTTAACTGCCTTACAGGAACTTATGTGGCGGTATCCAATTACCCGGGGACCACAGTTGAGGTTTCCCGTGGCAGGACTAAGATAGGCGACCTGGAGTTTGAGGTGATTGACACACCCGGTATGTACTCACTCTTACCGATCAGCGAAGAAGAGAGGGTTGCCAGGACATTATTGCTGGAGGAAAAGCCAAATATAGTCATACATATCGTTGATGCTAAAAATTTAGAAAGAATGCTGCCGCTCACCTTGCAGTTAATTGAAGCAAAACTTCCGGTTATACTGGTCCTGAATATCATCGATGAAGCAGAAGAAATAGGCATGAAGATAAACCTGGGATATTTGGAAAGAGATTTGAAGATTCCCGTAGTGGCCACTGTTTCAACAACCGGAAGAGGAATCGATGTTTTGAAAGGGAGGATTGAAGAGTATGCCCGAAGAGCTTGA
- the rlmN gene encoding 23S rRNA (adenine(2503)-C(2))-methyltransferase RlmN: MQDIKELGLKELEDKLLSWGLPKYHAKQIFSWIYQKGAFDFNSMSNLPLALRKKLAGEFYILGLALADMQVSGDGTTKFLFELADKNLIEAVNIPAARRVTGCVSSQVGCKFSCQFCASGLKGFKRNLTVGEILDEALYLKNNTQQAELTHIVFMGTGEPLDNYENVIKSIRLINSPDALNIGARRITISTSGIIPGIERLAGEGLQIELSISLHAADDKTRSQLMPVNKKYPLADLIKCCHDYTAKTNRQITFEYILIKGLNSNLASAQNLVKLLKDLRLAKVNLIPVNPLAELKIFSPLKEEIEAFKECLFKSGINVTLRQERGQDIQAACGQLRLRYEQK; encoded by the coding sequence ATGCAAGATATTAAGGAATTAGGTTTAAAAGAGCTGGAAGACAAATTACTCTCCTGGGGCCTGCCCAAATACCACGCCAAACAAATATTCAGCTGGATTTATCAAAAAGGAGCTTTTGATTTTAACAGTATGAGTAATTTGCCGCTGGCTTTAAGGAAAAAGTTAGCCGGTGAATTTTATATCCTGGGCTTGGCGCTTGCGGATATGCAGGTCTCTGGCGACGGAACAACTAAATTTCTTTTTGAATTGGCAGATAAGAACCTGATTGAAGCCGTGAATATCCCGGCGGCCAGACGGGTTACCGGCTGCGTCTCCTCGCAGGTAGGCTGCAAATTTTCCTGCCAATTTTGTGCCAGTGGCTTAAAAGGGTTTAAGCGGAACCTAACCGTCGGTGAAATTCTGGATGAAGCGCTTTATTTAAAAAATAATACCCAGCAAGCTGAACTGACGCATATCGTATTTATGGGTACCGGAGAGCCGCTGGACAATTACGAGAATGTGATTAAATCCATCCGCTTGATTAATTCCCCGGATGCCTTGAATATCGGCGCCCGGCGGATTACCATCTCAACTAGCGGGATTATCCCGGGAATAGAGAGGCTGGCAGGCGAGGGTTTACAGATCGAGCTTTCCATATCTTTGCATGCGGCTGATGATAAAACCCGCAGTCAGCTTATGCCGGTGAATAAAAAATATCCCTTGGCGGATTTAATCAAATGCTGCCATGATTATACCGCTAAGACTAACCGGCAGATTACTTTTGAGTATATTTTAATCAAAGGGCTTAATTCTAATTTAGCTTCAGCGCAAAACCTGGTTAAGCTTTTAAAAGATTTAAGATTAGCCAAGGTAAACCTGATTCCGGTAAATCCGCTTGCGGAGTTGAAAATTTTTTCTCCGTTAAAAGAGGAGATTGAAGCTTTTAAAGAATGTTTGTTTAAAAGCGGGATTAATGTTACATTAAGGCAGGAGCGCGGGCAGGATATCCAGGCGGCCTGCGGACAGCTGAGGTTAAGGTATGAACAGAAATAA
- a CDS encoding ferrous iron transporter B produces MPEELENRGDILEISLETIEGLLKEDYGISRRSIGLLLLQEDEEITAQVKSREPENYKLIVEIINHSKEHYHEPLSYIISLRRQEETNDILSRALQYQPATGLSFKEKLSRIMINPLTGIPILLVILYYGLYKFVGKFGAGVLVDFIEKNIFEKSINPWITHIFVSFLPWQRFRELFVGEYGMITLGVRYAVALIFPIVTTFFIAFAIIEDTGYLPRLALLIDRLFKKIGLTGRAVIPMVLGLGCSTMATMVTRTLPTKRERIIATILLALAIPCSAQLGVILSLLHGTSKGLLIWAGVVSLVFLFIGFLSSKILPGDSPSFYMEVPPLRLPKLFNVFIKTYSRVKWYFAEIFPMFILASIIIWIGQLTGLFVIFTRVLEYPVRWIGLPDKTAVAFLFGFFRRDYGAGGLYDIKKAGLFSTNQLVVACVTLTLFLPCIAQFLMNAKERGWKTGIAISVFILFFSFFVGFLLNSIFNISGVHL; encoded by the coding sequence ATGCCCGAAGAGCTTGAAAATAGAGGGGATATCTTGGAAATATCCCTTGAAACAATAGAAGGTTTATTAAAGGAAGATTATGGTATCTCTAGGCGTTCTATCGGGCTCTTATTGTTACAGGAAGACGAAGAAATTACTGCCCAAGTAAAATCCCGGGAACCGGAAAATTATAAACTTATTGTTGAAATCATAAACCATAGCAAAGAGCATTATCATGAACCGCTTTCTTATATTATTTCCTTGCGCAGGCAAGAGGAAACAAATGATATTTTAAGCCGGGCCTTACAATATCAACCGGCTACAGGTTTATCGTTTAAAGAAAAGCTAAGCAGGATAATGATAAATCCGCTTACGGGTATACCAATTTTGTTGGTGATACTTTATTATGGTTTATACAAATTTGTAGGAAAGTTCGGCGCCGGCGTGCTGGTTGATTTCATTGAAAAAAATATCTTTGAGAAGAGTATTAATCCCTGGATAACACACATATTTGTTTCTTTTCTCCCCTGGCAGCGGTTTCGCGAGCTTTTTGTGGGAGAATATGGGATGATTACTTTAGGGGTGCGCTATGCGGTGGCCCTGATTTTCCCTATCGTTACCACCTTTTTTATCGCTTTTGCGATTATTGAGGATACGGGTTATTTACCCCGGCTGGCCTTGCTCATAGATAGGCTGTTTAAAAAAATAGGCTTAACCGGGAGGGCGGTTATTCCTATGGTGCTTGGATTAGGATGTTCTACGATGGCAACCATGGTTACCCGTACTCTCCCTACAAAAAGAGAAAGGATTATCGCCACTATCCTGCTGGCTTTGGCCATTCCCTGTTCAGCTCAGTTAGGGGTGATTCTTTCTTTACTCCACGGAACCTCCAAAGGGCTATTGATTTGGGCCGGGGTGGTAAGTTTAGTCTTTCTTTTTATAGGGTTCCTTTCTTCTAAGATATTACCAGGTGATTCACCGTCGTTTTATATGGAAGTTCCGCCGCTGCGGTTACCAAAATTATTCAATGTGTTTATTAAAACTTACAGCCGGGTTAAATGGTATTTTGCCGAGATATTTCCCATGTTTATATTGGCAAGCATTATAATCTGGATCGGCCAGCTTACCGGGCTATTCGTTATTTTCACCAGAGTATTAGAGTATCCCGTGCGTTGGATAGGTTTGCCGGATAAAACAGCGGTTGCTTTTTTATTCGGGTTTTTTAGGAGAGATTACGGAGCCGGCGGGCTCTACGATATTAAGAAAGCCGGTTTGTTTTCTACAAATCAGCTGGTTGTGGCTTGCGTTACCTTAACTTTATTTCTTCCCTGTATTGCCCAGTTTCTGATGAATGCCAAGGAGAGAGGGTGGAAAACAGGAATTGCCATATCGGTATTTATACTCTTCTTTTCTTTTTTTGTAGGTTTTCTTCTCAATTCAATATTCAATATTTCAGGA
- a CDS encoding transcriptional repressor: MKREIEILDDFIRDKGLRRTPQREAILRVFLSVERHLSIDELYKIVKRKDSKIGYVTVYRTMKVLEEAGLCNEIDFGDGISRFEHQYGHGHHDHLVCLKCGSYIEVINPEIEKLQDELARENRFVPLKHKLQIFGTCKKCLG, from the coding sequence ATGAAAAGAGAGATTGAAATATTAGATGACTTTATTCGAGATAAAGGGTTAAGGCGCACTCCCCAAAGAGAGGCAATATTAAGGGTGTTCTTGTCGGTAGAAAGACATCTATCCATAGATGAATTATATAAGATTGTCAAAAGAAAAGATTCTAAAATAGGGTATGTTACCGTGTATAGGACGATGAAGGTGCTGGAAGAGGCAGGACTTTGTAATGAGATAGATTTTGGAGATGGCATATCCAGGTTTGAACATCAATATGGGCATGGACATCATGACCACCTTGTTTGTTTGAAATGCGGCAGTTATATCGAAGTAATAAATCCGGAAATTGAGAAGCTTCAAGATGAGTTGGCAAGGGAAAACAGGTTTGTCCCCTTAAAACACAAGTTACAGATATTTGGAACATGTAAGAAGTGTTTGGGTTAA
- a CDS encoding GDSL-type esterase/lipase family protein: MNRNKLPAILIILSIVFSGCLKYEIKNSGAKGQNIICFGDSLTFGYGASAGEDYPAALAKLVKLPVINAGGDGDTTFIALERLDNDVLAKNPRLVIVEFCGNDFLKKIPKEDTVKNLSKIIDRIQEKGAMVALVDISSGMFFQEYRRVFKKLALEKRAIFIPVVLSKIITNPSMKSDFFHPNARGYRIIARRVYQAVSPYIK, translated from the coding sequence ATGAACAGAAATAAATTACCGGCAATCTTGATTATTCTGAGCATTGTTTTCTCCGGTTGCCTGAAATATGAAATTAAAAATTCCGGGGCCAAAGGCCAGAATATTATCTGTTTCGGAGACAGCCTTACCTTTGGTTATGGCGCCTCAGCCGGGGAGGATTACCCGGCAGCGCTGGCAAAATTAGTAAAACTTCCGGTGATTAATGCCGGCGGAGACGGAGATACTACATTTATTGCTTTAGAGCGTTTAGATAATGATGTCCTGGCCAAAAACCCGCGCCTGGTGATTGTGGAGTTTTGCGGGAACGATTTTCTTAAAAAAATACCCAAAGAGGATACGGTTAAGAACTTAAGCAAGATTATTGACCGCATCCAGGAGAAAGGGGCGATGGTTGCCTTGGTGGATATCAGTTCCGGGATGTTTTTCCAGGAATACCGCCGGGTTTTTAAAAAGCTGGCGCTTGAGAAAAGAGCGATATTTATCCCGGTAGTTTTAAGTAAAATTATTACTAATCCTTCGATGAAAAGCGATTTTTTCCATCCCAACGCCCGCGGATACAGGATTATTGCCAGGCGGGTATATCAAGCAGTCTCTCCTTATATTAAATAA
- a CDS encoding AMP-binding protein, with the protein MNAANLLEQRAKEYGQKTAVIFRQEEISFAQLKDRVFSLSASLLKLGVKPRDSVAIYLPSWPEYIVSYLAIWSIGACSVPLDFMLTEEEITSCLEHCQAKILITKHKANIAFRNLKAKLPLLKDIIFCQSEDKEGLSFEKLLEQPAKDGPGIEINEKDPAIIFYTSGTTGKPKGVLINYAQLDAPPKSMAFFVNSDLSAKDTALCALPFSHLGGLIYIQNMLSFGLSIVLMERFMPLDFLKNVQNYNINFFWIVPSMYYALLQLKEFETFDLSSLRWIVTFGASNSPDALRRFHQFCPKAYLLNGWGLTETNAPTVVLPMGSENIESVGRPAPWIEVKVFSESGQELPAGQIGEVAVKSWVVTDGYFKDAKLTQETIRNGWFYTGDLGRFDAQGFLYIVGRKKEMIKVGGEIVFEPEVEASLQKHPDIAEAAVIGVADKLRGEVPKAFLVAKEGKKVFEEDLRYFLRQHLAHFKIPHYFEFRASLPKNRTGKIDKERLRNGSLSSPQSGDLKK; encoded by the coding sequence ATGAATGCAGCTAATCTCCTAGAGCAGCGCGCAAAAGAATACGGGCAGAAAACGGCAGTTATTTTCCGCCAGGAGGAGATTTCATTCGCCCAGTTAAAGGACAGGGTATTTTCTCTAAGCGCCAGCCTGCTTAAATTGGGTGTAAAGCCGCGGGATTCAGTCGCGATCTATCTTCCCAGCTGGCCGGAATATATTGTCAGTTATCTGGCGATCTGGTCCATCGGCGCCTGCAGTGTGCCTTTGGATTTTATGCTTACCGAGGAGGAAATAACTTCCTGCCTGGAACACTGCCAAGCAAAAATTTTAATTACCAAACATAAAGCCAATATCGCATTTAGGAATTTAAAGGCCAAACTTCCTTTATTGAAGGATATTATCTTCTGCCAATCCGAGGATAAAGAGGGTTTAAGTTTCGAAAAATTACTGGAACAGCCGGCCAAAGACGGCCCCGGAATAGAAATCAATGAAAAAGATCCGGCCATAATTTTTTATACTTCAGGCACTACCGGTAAACCCAAGGGCGTCTTAATTAACTACGCGCAATTAGATGCTCCGCCAAAATCTATGGCCTTTTTTGTCAATTCGGATTTAAGCGCCAAAGATACCGCGCTTTGCGCCTTGCCGTTTTCACATTTAGGCGGGTTGATTTATATCCAGAATATGCTTTCTTTCGGTTTGTCCATTGTTTTAATGGAGCGTTTTATGCCGTTAGATTTTTTGAAAAATGTGCAGAATTATAACATTAATTTTTTCTGGATCGTCCCTTCGATGTATTACGCGCTCTTGCAATTAAAAGAATTTGAGACCTTTGACTTGTCTAGCCTGCGCTGGATTGTTACTTTCGGCGCTTCCAATTCTCCGGATGCTTTACGCCGGTTTCATCAGTTTTGCCCCAAGGCCTATCTTTTAAACGGCTGGGGCCTGACTGAAACCAATGCCCCTACCGTTGTGCTGCCGATGGGTTCGGAAAATATCGAAAGTGTTGGCCGTCCCGCGCCTTGGATTGAGGTCAAAGTATTTTCAGAGAGCGGCCAGGAGCTGCCCGCCGGCCAGATCGGCGAAGTAGCGGTAAAGAGCTGGGTAGTTACCGACGGATATTTTAAAGACGCCAAATTAACCCAGGAAACTATCCGCAACGGCTGGTTTTACACCGGAGACTTAGGTAGGTTTGATGCCCAGGGTTTTCTTTATATCGTCGGCAGAAAAAAAGAGATGATCAAAGTCGGGGGCGAGATTGTTTTTGAGCCGGAGGTGGAAGCAAGCTTACAGAAACATCCGGATATCGCCGAGGCCGCGGTAATCGGAGTGGCCGATAAACTAAGAGGAGAGGTACCCAAGGCATTTTTGGTGGCCAAAGAAGGCAAAAAAGTTTTCGAAGAAGATTTACGTTATTTCTTGCGCCAGCATTTAGCGCATTTTAAGATTCCGCATTATTTCGAATTTCGCGCTTCACTTCCTAAGAACCGCACCGGTAAAATTGACAAGGAACGATTAAGAAATGGTTCCTTGTCATCCCCGCAAAGCGGGGACCTAAAGAAATAG